In a single window of the Haloplasma contractile SSD-17B genome:
- a CDS encoding restriction endonuclease subunit S gives MIDRVSEKIDNINNNIVPIGYKRTKVGIIPDDWKLVKIGDIGEFLKGKGISKKELVEDGIPCIRYGEIYTKHHNYIKNFISFIPKSETHNAKLIMQGDILFAGSGETLEEIGKSVAYLEDKEAYAGGDIVILRPVQSNNSKYLGFALNGPLINSQRRKVGQGHSVVHIYSRDLKSLLLPLPSLSEQNKIANILSTWDKAIDLKEELIKQKKEQKRGLMQLLLTGKKRLKEFTGEWNEVKLKQVGKLYQPQTISQSQLKASGYPVYGANGLIGYYDQYNHDTWQIMITCRGSTCGTVNKSKAKSWITGNAMVLNTDENKDVVKDFVYYLCLNSNFQKLVSGSGQPQITRNPLETFKIIMPTDLKEQKAIADVLSTADKEINLLEQQLDQLKQQKKGLMQLLLTGIVRVKD, from the coding sequence ATGATAGATAGAGTCAGTGAAAAAATAGATAACATAAATAACAATATAGTTCCGATTGGGTATAAAAGAACAAAGGTTGGAATAATTCCTGATGATTGGAAATTAGTAAAGATAGGGGATATAGGTGAGTTTTTAAAAGGAAAAGGTATCTCTAAAAAAGAACTAGTTGAAGATGGAATACCATGTATTCGGTATGGTGAGATATATACAAAACATCATAATTATATAAAGAATTTTATTTCATTTATTCCTAAAAGTGAAACCCATAATGCTAAATTAATTATGCAGGGTGATATCTTATTTGCAGGTTCTGGGGAAACATTAGAAGAGATTGGTAAGTCTGTAGCATACTTGGAAGACAAAGAAGCATATGCTGGAGGAGATATAGTAATCCTTAGGCCAGTACAATCTAACAATAGTAAATATTTAGGGTTTGCATTAAATGGACCGTTAATTAATAGTCAAAGAAGAAAAGTTGGCCAAGGCCACTCGGTAGTTCATATATACTCTAGAGATTTAAAATCATTGTTATTACCACTACCAAGTTTATCTGAACAAAATAAAATAGCAAACATCCTTTCAACATGGGATAAAGCAATCGACTTAAAGGAAGAACTAATTAAGCAAAAAAAAGAACAAAAAAGAGGATTAATGCAATTACTTTTAACTGGTAAAAAACGATTAAAAGAATTTACTGGTGAGTGGAACGAAGTAAAATTAAAACAAGTAGGTAAACTTTATCAGCCTCAAACAATATCTCAGTCACAATTAAAAGCATCAGGATATCCTGTTTATGGAGCAAATGGTTTAATTGGATACTATGATCAATATAATCATGATACGTGGCAAATAATGATAACTTGTCGGGGATCAACATGTGGTACTGTGAATAAATCTAAAGCAAAATCATGGATAACAGGAAATGCGATGGTACTTAATACTGATGAAAATAAAGATGTTGTGAAAGATTTTGTTTACTATCTGTGTTTAAATTCAAACTTTCAAAAGTTAGTTTCAGGATCGGGACAACCACAGATTACACGTAATCCATTAGAAACATTTAAAATTATTATGCCGACAGATTTAAAAGAACAGAAAGCAATAGCTGATGTTTTATCAACTGCAGACAAAGAAATAAATCTCCTGGAACAGCAACTAGACCAACTTAAACAACAGAAAAAAGGATTAATGCAATTATTATTAACTGGGATTGTAAGAGTGAAGGATTAA
- a CDS encoding type I restriction endonuclease subunit R produces the protein MKNEFNEQNISQIPALEVVAKMGYKKLTTDVADSMRGSLDNVILKDILYKKLIELNEYEYKESKYKFSKKNIEQAVRDLDIPLVDGLVKTNEKIYDALLLGRSYPEKLPDGNGTRSFSLKYVDWEHPENNEFHMMEEFIVERMDGKGTIRPDIVLFVNGIPFGVIECKKSSITVNQGISQMIRNQKENYIPQLFKYVQVVMATNKNEAKYATSGTPKKFWSVWKEEESDWYTTQLSKFVTDRTPTNQDQNIISLFHPKRLIELTQYFTLYDKNIKKIARYQQYFAIKEIIDTIGKTNKDGNRQSGVIWHTQGSGKSLTMVMLTRFILSEMTDIHPKVLVITDRISLDEQIHKTFNHSRLNADRAKTGHHLVELLNTDGADVITSLVHKFDTASGEQDPIESKDIFVLVDESHRTQYGELHMKMKKVLPNACYLGFTGTPLMKKEKSTMVKFGKLIHKYTIKDGVDDKAILPLLYEGRMIEQTVNQKAIDTRLEIITRNLSEKQKEEVLKKWSKFERIASSEQRINLVAYDINEHFKNSYKNKDSQFKAMLATSSKKEAVQYLKAFEDLGDLNCAVVISPPDQREGHEAIDETSKDIIINFWNKMMNQYGDAERYEQHVKSDFVDGDEIDLLIVVDKLLTGFDAPRATVLYIDKPMKEHNLLQAIARVNRLYEGKDFGYIVDYRGLINQLNDAMETYSGAGLENFDSEDLKGALVDVISVVSQLRGAYSNLVQHFSSISYKNVKDKIQQYAIFLEDDKLRDDFYNYLREFAKFMGIALESEHVYNALGEEELGKYKRDLKFFQELRGSVKLQYSDTIDHKEYEAKMQSIMDNYIAAEEVIRITNPVNILDEKGFEKELDDLGSRRAKADAIRTRMTKHISKKYQEDPAFYKKFSELITETIENYREKRISDAEYLQSMNKLKDDLRKGNTGVSYPKAIKNNNHAQAFYGVTKEVIENVVNIEDKENEIAELALSIDMIIDDHSKVDWHDNNDVHKKMKQDIDFLLFKFKRQHLPELNVEDFDKIIEENMKVALRRY, from the coding sequence ATGAAAAATGAATTTAACGAACAAAATATCTCACAAATACCAGCATTAGAAGTGGTAGCGAAAATGGGATATAAGAAACTAACAACTGATGTTGCAGACTCAATGAGGGGATCACTTGATAATGTGATTCTAAAAGATATTTTGTATAAAAAGTTAATCGAGTTAAATGAATATGAGTATAAAGAGAGTAAATATAAGTTTAGTAAGAAAAATATTGAACAGGCGGTCCGTGATTTAGATATACCATTAGTCGATGGATTGGTTAAAACAAATGAGAAAATTTATGATGCGCTACTATTAGGACGTAGCTATCCTGAAAAGTTACCGGATGGAAATGGAACTAGATCTTTCAGTCTAAAGTATGTTGATTGGGAACACCCTGAAAACAATGAATTTCATATGATGGAAGAATTCATTGTAGAACGTATGGATGGAAAAGGAACAATTCGACCTGATATTGTACTATTTGTAAATGGAATACCGTTTGGAGTAATTGAATGCAAGAAGTCATCTATAACTGTTAATCAAGGAATTAGCCAGATGATCAGAAACCAAAAGGAAAACTACATTCCCCAACTCTTTAAATATGTCCAAGTCGTTATGGCTACCAATAAGAATGAAGCGAAGTATGCTACAAGTGGAACACCTAAAAAGTTCTGGTCAGTATGGAAAGAAGAAGAGAGTGATTGGTATACAACTCAATTAAGTAAGTTTGTCACTGATCGTACTCCAACAAACCAAGATCAAAATATAATCTCACTCTTTCATCCCAAACGATTAATTGAATTAACACAATACTTCACACTATATGATAAAAATATAAAGAAGATCGCACGTTATCAACAATACTTTGCAATTAAGGAGATAATAGACACAATTGGTAAAACAAATAAAGATGGTAACCGTCAATCAGGTGTCATTTGGCATACACAGGGATCTGGTAAATCATTGACGATGGTGATGTTAACACGATTCATCTTATCTGAAATGACAGACATTCACCCTAAAGTACTAGTGATTACTGATCGTATTAGTTTAGATGAGCAAATCCATAAGACATTTAATCATTCAAGACTAAATGCCGATCGTGCAAAAACAGGTCATCATTTAGTAGAACTATTAAACACTGATGGAGCAGATGTAATTACGTCACTTGTTCATAAATTTGATACAGCATCAGGAGAACAAGATCCTATTGAATCAAAAGATATCTTTGTACTAGTTGATGAGTCACATCGTACTCAGTACGGGGAACTTCATATGAAAATGAAGAAAGTATTACCGAATGCGTGTTACTTAGGGTTTACAGGAACACCACTTATGAAAAAAGAGAAAAGTACAATGGTGAAGTTCGGAAAGTTAATCCATAAATATACGATTAAAGATGGTGTTGATGATAAAGCAATTTTACCTCTTCTATATGAAGGGAGAATGATTGAACAAACTGTCAATCAGAAGGCCATTGATACTCGTCTTGAAATCATTACACGTAACTTATCAGAAAAACAAAAGGAAGAAGTACTGAAAAAGTGGAGTAAGTTTGAACGAATCGCATCATCTGAACAACGAATCAATTTAGTTGCCTATGATATAAATGAACATTTTAAAAATTCTTACAAGAATAAAGATTCTCAGTTTAAAGCTATGCTTGCAACAAGTTCTAAGAAAGAAGCAGTCCAATACTTAAAAGCATTTGAAGATTTAGGTGACCTAAACTGTGCTGTAGTCATATCCCCCCCAGACCAAAGAGAGGGTCATGAAGCCATTGATGAAACATCTAAAGATATCATCATTAACTTCTGGAATAAAATGATGAATCAATATGGAGATGCAGAACGCTACGAACAACATGTGAAAAGTGACTTTGTTGATGGAGATGAAATTGATCTCCTAATTGTTGTAGACAAACTACTAACAGGATTTGATGCCCCAAGAGCAACGGTACTCTACATTGATAAGCCAATGAAAGAACACAATCTACTACAGGCAATTGCACGTGTAAATCGTCTATATGAAGGAAAAGACTTTGGTTACATTGTGGATTACAGAGGACTTATTAATCAACTAAACGATGCTATGGAAACCTATTCGGGTGCAGGACTTGAGAATTTTGATAGTGAAGACTTAAAAGGTGCATTAGTAGACGTCATTAGTGTCGTAAGCCAACTAAGGGGGGCTTATTCTAACTTAGTTCAACACTTTAGTTCTATCTCGTATAAAAATGTTAAAGATAAAATACAACAATATGCAATCTTTTTAGAAGATGATAAATTACGTGATGATTTCTATAACTATCTAAGAGAATTTGCTAAATTCATGGGTATAGCACTAGAGTCGGAACATGTCTATAATGCATTGGGCGAAGAAGAACTAGGGAAATATAAACGTGACTTAAAATTCTTTCAGGAATTGCGAGGTTCAGTAAAATTACAATACTCAGATACTATTGATCATAAAGAATATGAAGCGAAGATGCAAAGTATTATGGATAACTATATTGCAGCTGAAGAAGTGATTCGAATTACTAACCCAGTTAATATCTTAGATGAAAAAGGATTTGAAAAAGAACTCGATGATCTGGGCTCCAGACGAGCAAAAGCGGATGCAATTCGTACAAGAATGACAAAACATATAAGTAAGAAGTATCAAGAAGATCCTGCATTCTATAAGAAGTTTTCAGAACTAATCACTGAAACAATAGAAAATTATAGAGAGAAACGTATTTCTGATGCAGAATACTTACAAAGCATGAATAAACTAAAAGATGATTTGCGAAAAGGAAACACAGGTGTGTCGTATCCTAAAGCAATTAAGAATAATAATCATGCACAAGCATTCTATGGTGTAACGAAAGAAGTAATTGAAAATGTAGTTAATATAGAGGATAAAGAGAACGAAATTGCAGAACTTGCTCTATCAATTGATATGATCATCGATGATCATTCTAAAGTTGATTGGCACGATAATAATGATGTGCACAAGAAAATGAAGCAGGATATTGATTTCTTATTGTTCAAGTTTAAGCGACAACATCTTCCTGAATTAAATGTAGAAGATTTTGATAAAATCATTGAAGAAAACATGAAGGTAGCATTAAGAAGGTATTAG
- a CDS encoding type I restriction-modification system subunit M, with amino-acid sequence MEKKFTQSEVNSILWQACDTFRGKIDSSIYKDYILVMLFIKYVSDMYKERKNELMEQFDHDEAMVERQLRYGRFVLDERSTFDYLYDKRNASNIGEIINTALAHIEEENKTKLRGVFKNIDFNSESVLGNTKDRNAMLKHLLEDFNKLNLAPSRLIGTDVIGDAYEYLISRFASDAGKKGGEFFTPSQVSEILSRLVKPQENDRIYDPTCGSGSLLLKAFDKIPSGKAQVYGQERNGQTHSLARMNMFLHGLDDAKIAWGDTLANPKHLENDKLMKFQVIVANPPFSLDKWAMGFSGDNDKKFKMEPSLDPYVRFDWGVPPKSKGDYAFVQHMLHSLAEGGRMGVVLPHGVLFRGSSEGKIRKQIIDMNLLDAVIGLPANLFFGASIPATIMIFKQNRNKKDVLFIDASGEEYYEKGKNQNVLREEDIERIVDAYEKYETIDKFSSVASLDKIKENDYNLNIPRYVDTFEEEEPVDMDEVKSNINNVTNQLKEVEEQMQIYLDELGL; translated from the coding sequence ATGGAAAAGAAATTTACACAATCAGAAGTTAATAGTATCTTATGGCAAGCATGTGACACCTTTAGAGGAAAAATTGACTCATCAATCTATAAAGACTACATTCTTGTAATGTTATTTATTAAATATGTAAGTGATATGTACAAAGAAAGAAAAAATGAATTAATGGAACAGTTTGATCATGATGAAGCGATGGTAGAACGTCAACTTAGATATGGACGTTTTGTACTTGATGAACGTTCTACATTTGATTATTTATATGATAAACGTAACGCATCAAATATTGGTGAGATTATTAATACAGCATTAGCACATATAGAAGAAGAAAACAAAACGAAGTTAAGAGGTGTATTTAAAAACATCGACTTTAACTCTGAATCAGTATTAGGAAATACAAAAGATCGTAATGCGATGTTAAAACACCTATTAGAAGACTTTAACAAGTTAAACTTAGCACCTTCTCGTTTGATAGGTACAGATGTAATTGGTGATGCCTATGAGTATCTAATTTCACGTTTTGCATCAGATGCAGGTAAAAAAGGTGGAGAGTTCTTTACTCCATCACAAGTGTCAGAAATATTATCAAGATTAGTTAAACCACAGGAAAATGATCGCATCTATGATCCAACGTGTGGTTCTGGATCATTACTATTAAAAGCATTTGACAAGATTCCTAGTGGAAAAGCACAGGTGTATGGTCAAGAACGAAATGGACAAACTCATTCATTAGCACGTATGAATATGTTTCTTCATGGTTTAGATGATGCTAAGATTGCATGGGGAGATACTCTAGCAAATCCAAAACATTTAGAAAATGATAAACTAATGAAATTCCAGGTAATAGTGGCCAATCCACCGTTCTCATTGGATAAGTGGGCAATGGGATTCAGTGGTGATAATGATAAGAAGTTCAAGATGGAACCATCACTCGACCCATATGTACGTTTTGACTGGGGGGTTCCTCCAAAGAGTAAAGGTGACTATGCCTTTGTTCAACATATGTTACACTCATTAGCAGAAGGTGGACGTATGGGAGTCGTATTACCGCATGGTGTGTTATTTAGAGGAAGTTCAGAAGGAAAGATTAGAAAGCAAATCATTGATATGAACCTGCTTGATGCAGTGATTGGTTTACCTGCAAACTTATTCTTTGGAGCTAGTATTCCTGCAACTATAATGATTTTTAAACAGAATCGAAATAAAAAAGATGTATTATTTATTGATGCAAGTGGTGAAGAATACTATGAAAAAGGTAAAAACCAAAATGTATTACGAGAAGAAGACATTGAACGAATTGTAGATGCTTATGAGAAATATGAAACGATAGATAAATTTAGTTCTGTAGCTTCATTAGATAAGATTAAAGAGAATGATTACAATCTTAATATCCCTCGTTATGTTGATACTTTTGAAGAAGAAGAACCTGTAGATATGGATGAAGTTAAGAGTAACATAAATAACGTTACTAATCAGTTAAAAGAAGTTGAAGAACAGATGCAAATATACCTAGATGAATTAGGGTTGTAG
- a CDS encoding M48 family metallopeptidase codes for MNVYQVRYSGHTIEFELHRKKVKHVNLNVKPDMTVIVSAGEEVPLEFITDFVKEKAQWILKQVNYFKEVQPENKTEKEYISGETFKYLGKQYRLKVKETDDSEEVKLYRGYFHLYIKDKKYTKKKEALLDEWFRAKAKIKFNESLERVYPLVEKYQIQKPDIIIRTMKARWGSCLREKKTIQLNFDLIKAPKFCIDYVVLHELIHFIHKNHDKQFYQIQTVLMPDWKSRKAILDEEVVREL; via the coding sequence ATGAACGTTTACCAGGTGAGATACAGTGGACATACAATTGAATTTGAACTGCATAGAAAAAAGGTTAAACATGTTAACCTTAATGTGAAACCCGATATGACAGTTATAGTATCAGCAGGTGAAGAAGTACCACTTGAATTTATAACCGACTTTGTAAAAGAAAAAGCACAATGGATTCTTAAACAAGTTAACTATTTTAAAGAAGTACAACCAGAAAATAAGACTGAAAAAGAATACATTAGTGGCGAAACATTTAAATACCTGGGGAAACAGTATCGATTAAAAGTTAAGGAAACAGATGACAGTGAAGAAGTTAAGTTATATAGAGGTTACTTTCATCTGTATATAAAAGACAAGAAGTACACTAAGAAAAAAGAAGCATTATTAGATGAGTGGTTTAGAGCTAAAGCGAAAATAAAGTTTAACGAGAGTTTGGAACGAGTGTATCCTTTGGTTGAAAAGTATCAAATACAAAAACCAGATATCATCATTAGAACAATGAAAGCAAGATGGGGTTCATGTTTACGAGAGAAAAAAACAATACAACTTAACTTTGACCTAATAAAAGCACCAAAGTTTTGTATAGATTACGTAGTACTACACGAACTCATCCACTTCATCCACAAAAACCACGACAAACAATTCTATCAAATACAGACAGTTCTAATGCCAGACTGGAAAAGTCGAAAGGCAATATTGGATGAGGAAGTTGTTAGGGAATTATAA